A single genomic interval of Rosistilla ulvae harbors:
- a CDS encoding serine/threonine-protein kinase yields the protein MSDDAEFDELLGEIFERIEAGTGPTAEEYLQRYPQFADELTEFFRNQAWFAAPALAETVAGDSEPMVAASLVGCEVGPYRLTEEIARGGMGVVYRARQTELNREVAVKLISSGAMASAEELRRFRQEAEAAAQLHHPNIVPIHDVGSWRGQTYFSMTLIEGESLQDWVASRRCTIQQAVVAVREIARAVSYAHRRGIVHRDLKPANILVDGEGKPMLTDFGLAKWQRDGSALTQTGQILGTPNYMSPEQASGSTKIGPSADIYALGAVLYSLLTGQPPHCGESTVEILTKVLGCEPVPPRELNREVSSDLQRICMECLNHDPKERYATAAEFADDLDRYLNGDSISAGHSGMFLELARTLRRDQHYEHFRNWGKALVLMGLSIFLAHVAIFVLVRRGHSDWAAYWTPRCYMAVALTAVIYYYRSGTLRARSVAERPIWSIWMGYLVALGTMNAILTLRGTSQVEVFPFASTLAAFGFVALGGHVWGGSYLLGGLFVVNALVSVFIGQWAILSFGACWFLALAVLAYRYRKAAAS from the coding sequence TTGTCCGACGACGCTGAATTTGACGAACTGTTGGGGGAGATCTTTGAACGGATCGAGGCCGGGACGGGCCCGACTGCCGAAGAGTATCTGCAGCGTTATCCGCAGTTTGCGGACGAATTGACCGAGTTCTTTCGCAATCAGGCTTGGTTCGCCGCGCCTGCGTTGGCCGAAACGGTGGCTGGCGATTCCGAACCGATGGTCGCCGCGTCGCTTGTCGGTTGCGAGGTCGGGCCCTATCGATTGACCGAGGAGATCGCTCGCGGTGGGATGGGGGTCGTCTATCGCGCTCGTCAGACGGAACTCAACCGCGAGGTGGCTGTAAAGTTGATCAGCAGCGGTGCGATGGCGTCGGCCGAAGAGTTGCGACGGTTTCGCCAGGAGGCCGAAGCGGCGGCGCAGCTGCATCATCCCAACATCGTCCCGATTCACGACGTCGGCAGCTGGCGCGGGCAGACCTATTTTTCGATGACCTTGATCGAAGGGGAATCGCTGCAGGACTGGGTCGCGTCGCGGCGTTGCACGATCCAACAAGCGGTTGTAGCGGTTCGCGAGATCGCTCGCGCCGTCAGCTATGCACATCGCCGCGGGATCGTGCATCGCGATCTGAAGCCGGCGAACATCCTGGTCGATGGCGAGGGGAAGCCGATGCTGACCGATTTCGGGTTGGCCAAGTGGCAGCGCGACGGATCGGCGTTGACGCAGACCGGCCAGATCTTGGGGACGCCGAACTACATGAGTCCCGAGCAGGCGAGCGGTTCGACGAAGATCGGCCCCTCGGCGGACATCTATGCGTTGGGAGCTGTCCTCTATTCGCTGTTGACCGGCCAGCCTCCTCATTGTGGCGAATCGACTGTCGAGATTTTGACCAAGGTGTTGGGGTGTGAACCGGTTCCGCCGCGCGAACTAAATCGCGAGGTCTCGTCCGATCTGCAGCGGATCTGCATGGAGTGTTTGAACCATGATCCGAAGGAACGCTACGCCACGGCGGCGGAATTCGCCGACGACCTCGACCGCTATCTCAACGGCGATTCGATCTCCGCCGGCCATTCGGGAATGTTCTTGGAATTGGCTCGCACGCTGCGCCGCGACCAGCATTACGAACACTTCCGCAATTGGGGCAAGGCGTTGGTCTTGATGGGGCTGAGTATCTTTCTGGCGCACGTAGCGATCTTCGTGTTGGTTCGCCGCGGCCATTCGGATTGGGCCGCCTACTGGACGCCACGCTGCTACATGGCGGTGGCGCTGACGGCCGTTATCTACTACTACCGCAGCGGGACGTTGCGGGCGCGGAGTGTTGCCGAGCGACCGATCTGGTCGATTTGGATGGGGTACCTTGTCGCCTTGGGAACGATGAACGCGATCCTCACGCTGCGCGGGACCAGCCAGGTGGAAGTCTTTCCGTTTGCGTCGACCTTGGCCGCGTTTGGCTTCGTCGCATTGGGAGGCCACGTCTGGGGCGGCAGCTATTTATTGGGCGGCCTGTTTGTCGTCAACGCCTTGGTTTCGGTCTTCATCGGGCAATGGGCGATCTTGTCCTTCGGAGCCTGTTGGTTCCTCGCCCTGGCAGTGCTTGCGTACCGTTATCGAAAAGCTGCAGCGTCGTAA
- a CDS encoding VOC family protein — translation MSTENEAVDVRCNLLVIRSRQIDQAASFYEALGLHFTKHRHGSGPEHYASETVGHTFEIYPLADNGTPTTETRIGFAVARVDDVFARLVEAGGKSISPPKPSPWGRRAVVCDLDGHRVELTATTLGESER, via the coding sequence ATGAGTACCGAGAATGAAGCAGTCGATGTGCGATGCAACCTGCTGGTGATTCGATCTCGCCAGATCGATCAGGCAGCGAGTTTCTACGAAGCCCTTGGATTGCATTTCACCAAACATCGCCATGGCAGTGGGCCGGAGCACTATGCGTCGGAGACCGTTGGCCACACGTTTGAAATCTACCCATTGGCAGACAACGGCACGCCAACCACAGAGACACGAATCGGTTTTGCGGTAGCGCGAGTGGATGACGTTTTTGCAAGGCTAGTCGAAGCAGGTGGCAAGTCGATCAGTCCCCCCAAGCCATCGCCGTGGGGACGACGCGCCGTCGTCTGCGATCTCGATGGTCATCGCGTTGAATTGACTGCAACGACCTTAGGCGAGTCGGAGCGGTAG
- a CDS encoding SGNH/GDSL hydrolase family protein yields the protein MLKPSTKYNLRQLVGMCSVLLFTAGWMVADADDLSADQVGTRPVTIVTLGDSITKGVRSGVTAEQTFAALVEKGLLENGVKARVVNVGIGGERTDQALKRLDQIVELPAEKKQLAANASTQPDIVTIMYGTNDSYVDKGKTASRITVDAYRDNLQTMVVELLRRGIFPVLMTEPRWSDEAAVNGVGENPNVRLEPFVVACRETAAKWRVPLIDHFAAWTDAGSAGTNLHQWTTDGCHPNPTGHQKIADLMLPVLQQAVGPELKTRQKLAAGKNVRVVCFGDSVTGVYYHSGSRRAYTDMLGIALRKAGPQANIEMINAGISGHTTENALARIDRDVIAHRPDLVTVMFGLNDMTRVPLEKYSENLKAIVLKCQAAGSEVVLATPNCVTTTADRPTEKLIQYCDAIRQVGSELNVPVCDVYRELDAAREHAAFDWGLLMSDPIHPNMAGHKRIATCLAQSITRQRHSLDEVPAPSNPIERTLKLISEGKPVRILAMPPFDKSIAPALRTLWPDAEITVDTWPIEKLTLAEIEASAKGRVRSLKPDLVLISVPRSAASDSDEAFAESYAWIMNWSLNFGPPTWDVVVVHPAVTDMTSELADRDDLIRRLVNAQDLSLIDRPAGSTATAEEILLQWLQPFAKR from the coding sequence ATGCTTAAACCTTCTACGAAATACAACCTTCGGCAACTTGTTGGCATGTGCAGCGTGCTGCTGTTTACTGCCGGCTGGATGGTGGCCGATGCCGATGATTTGAGTGCTGATCAGGTTGGAACGCGTCCCGTCACGATCGTCACGTTAGGTGATTCGATTACCAAAGGGGTGCGATCGGGAGTGACGGCGGAGCAGACGTTTGCCGCACTGGTCGAGAAGGGGCTGCTGGAAAATGGGGTTAAGGCACGCGTCGTGAACGTCGGTATCGGTGGCGAGCGAACCGATCAGGCACTGAAGCGGCTGGATCAGATTGTTGAGCTTCCGGCTGAAAAGAAACAGCTTGCTGCGAACGCCTCCACACAGCCCGATATCGTGACGATCATGTACGGCACCAATGACAGCTATGTCGACAAGGGGAAGACGGCCAGTCGAATCACCGTGGACGCGTATCGCGACAACTTGCAGACGATGGTGGTTGAGCTGCTTCGGCGTGGCATTTTTCCTGTCCTGATGACGGAACCGCGTTGGTCCGACGAAGCTGCGGTCAATGGCGTGGGGGAGAATCCGAACGTTCGTCTGGAGCCGTTTGTTGTTGCCTGTCGTGAAACGGCAGCCAAGTGGCGGGTTCCGTTGATCGATCATTTTGCCGCGTGGACCGATGCCGGCAGCGCTGGCACCAATCTGCACCAATGGACCACCGATGGCTGTCATCCGAATCCGACAGGGCATCAGAAAATTGCGGATTTGATGTTGCCGGTACTTCAGCAGGCGGTGGGGCCCGAACTGAAGACTCGCCAGAAATTGGCCGCCGGAAAAAACGTACGCGTTGTCTGTTTCGGCGACAGCGTGACCGGTGTTTATTACCATAGCGGCAGCCGGCGTGCGTATACCGATATGTTGGGGATTGCTCTACGGAAGGCTGGGCCTCAGGCGAATATCGAAATGATAAACGCAGGGATCAGCGGCCACACCACCGAAAATGCGTTGGCTCGCATCGATCGCGATGTCATCGCTCACCGGCCCGATCTTGTCACTGTCATGTTCGGCTTGAACGATATGACGCGAGTTCCACTGGAAAAGTACAGCGAGAATCTGAAAGCGATCGTCTTGAAATGCCAGGCCGCTGGCAGCGAAGTCGTTCTGGCAACTCCGAATTGTGTCACGACGACCGCCGATCGTCCGACGGAAAAACTAATTCAGTATTGCGACGCCATTCGTCAGGTTGGCAGCGAATTGAATGTTCCCGTCTGTGATGTCTATCGAGAACTCGACGCCGCTCGAGAGCATGCGGCATTCGACTGGGGGCTGTTGATGAGCGACCCCATTCATCCGAACATGGCGGGTCACAAGCGGATCGCCACCTGTCTTGCTCAGTCGATCACTCGGCAACGTCATTCGCTCGACGAGGTTCCTGCCCCGTCGAATCCAATTGAAAGAACGCTGAAGTTGATCAGCGAAGGAAAGCCGGTTCGGATCCTCGCTATGCCTCCTTTTGACAAATCGATCGCCCCGGCTCTTCGGACGCTCTGGCCCGACGCTGAAATCACAGTCGATACGTGGCCGATCGAAAAACTCACGCTGGCCGAAATTGAAGCGTCTGCCAAGGGACGTGTGAGATCGCTAAAGCCCGACCTTGTCCTGATTTCCGTGCCTCGCAGCGCCGCGTCTGACAGCGACGAGGCGTTTGCCGAGTCTTACGCATGGATCATGAACTGGTCGTTGAACTTCGGTCCGCCGACCTGGGATGTTGTCGTCGTACATCCTGCGGTGACTGATATGACTTCAGAGCTTGCGGATCGCGATGATTTGATTCGCCGACTTGTCAATGCTCAGGACCTGTCGCTGATCGATCGCCCCGCAGGCAGCACTGCCACTGCGGAGGAAATCCTGCTCCAGTGGCTGCAGCCGTTTGCGAAGCGATGA
- a CDS encoding LamG domain-containing protein: MKIPIGNPIRHTVPIISFAIAMAMLTSVALAQHDDKAQSVPLGDSLTLHASFDNGLDADFSAGDKTCYVKQGGELQRAEANEDAKLLPEAGRFGGALHFTKKSGFRPAFRDAGALGYSNENWSTTVSVWLKLNPDLDLEPGYCDPVQIVGDNGKKGFIFLEFSKDETPRYFRYAIRPLFQIWNPDNVAWADIPFAKRPMVQVERPPFTREAWTHVVFTLENVNDKSKPQAGRLYLNGELQGSIENWDLTFGWDPSQVLLVLGAAYVGHMDDLAVFNRTLNQEEVKQLYSLKNGIRDLHPPATK, encoded by the coding sequence ATGAAAATTCCTATCGGAAATCCGATTCGTCACACGGTTCCAATCATCAGCTTCGCCATCGCCATGGCGATGCTGACATCCGTCGCATTGGCTCAGCATGACGACAAAGCTCAAAGCGTTCCGCTCGGTGACAGCCTGACGCTACACGCCTCGTTCGACAATGGCCTGGACGCCGACTTCTCTGCCGGCGACAAAACTTGTTATGTCAAACAAGGCGGGGAACTGCAGCGTGCGGAAGCAAATGAGGATGCAAAGCTCCTTCCCGAAGCTGGACGTTTTGGAGGTGCTTTACATTTCACGAAAAAGAGTGGTTTTCGGCCAGCATTTAGAGACGCCGGCGCCCTTGGTTACAGCAATGAAAACTGGAGCACGACGGTTTCGGTCTGGTTGAAATTGAATCCTGACTTGGACCTCGAACCGGGCTACTGCGATCCCGTTCAGATCGTTGGCGACAACGGGAAAAAGGGGTTCATCTTCCTTGAGTTTTCAAAAGATGAAACGCCACGCTATTTCCGTTATGCCATTCGCCCGCTCTTCCAAATCTGGAACCCTGACAATGTTGCTTGGGCAGATATCCCATTTGCGAAACGCCCAATGGTTCAGGTCGAACGTCCTCCGTTTACACGCGAGGCATGGACACACGTTGTCTTCACTCTTGAGAACGTCAACGACAAAAGCAAACCACAAGCGGGTCGTTTGTATCTGAACGGCGAGCTACAAGGGTCGATCGAGAACTGGGATCTGACCTTCGGCTGGGATCCGTCCCAGGTGCTGCTTGTCCTGGGTGCGGCTTACGTCGGACACATGGATGATCTCGCCGTATTCAACCGCACGCTGAATCAGGAAGAAGTGAAACAGCTCTACAGCCTGAAGAACGGCATCCGGGACCTGCATCCGCCAGCGACAAAGTGA